gaaccctgctctatagACTGGTCCGGTTAGTTTCTCACTGCCACACACTCACAGTTGTTTGGTTAACCATTACCTCAGTTGGGATGGAAGGAACATCTTGGATAGATCTCGATGTAGTAGTAGGCTATATTAGATTGGCTGTGATTTTTAACTGGATGGCATTGAACCCTATCTTCTCCTCTGTGCAGGGTTTACAGAGCTCTCTCCAGAGGAGCTGAGACTGGAGTATTACAACGCCAAGCCGTCTGGAGACCTGCAGGGATATGTGAGTAGAATCACATGCATATCCCTCTATCTGCATTAACAAAGTATAACATGAAGCCATCTGCACTGGGATTCAATGTAATGAAGAAGAATACTTTATTGATCCATATGAGACAGACATTTTCTCTTCTGCTTTTACCCAACCCCTCGGATATACACACACGTGATGTAGGAGTGGCTGGAGCAGCCGCAGTGCGAAGTTTAGGGGGTTAAATTAATTGCTTCTAACTTAAGGACAGTGATTCCAGAGAATATTGCCATTACATCCATGTTGTCTGTATGTCTTTTTTATTTGCTGAGAAATGAATTTCAATCAGTACTAACAGCAGCCTTCCTTGTGTCTGTAGGCTAACGTCATCAATCAGCTGGTCAACCAATGGAGAAGCAGAGTCCAGGAGCTGAGGGCTATGAGTGGCAACACCAGAGTCGCtatggtgacacacacacacacacacacacttctttctGTAGTAATACGACAAGAAAAATAGAAAGCCATATAAATTCAGCAagaaaagaaacgtccctttttcaggaccctgtctttcaaagataattcgtaaaaatccaaataacttcacagatcttcattgtaaagggtttaaacactgtttcccatgcttgttcgatgaaccataaacaattaatgaacatgcacctgtggaacggtcgttaagacactaacagcttacagacagtaggcaattaaggtcacagttatgaaaacttaggacactaaagaggcctttctactgactctgaaaaacacccaaagaaagatgcccagggtccctgcctatctgcgtgaacgtgcagatgtggccagggcaataaattgcaatgtccgtactgtgagacgcctaagacaacgctacagggagacaggacggacagctgatcatcttCACAGTGGCTGACCACgtataacaacacctgcacaggatcggtacatccgaacatcacacctgcgggacaggtacaggatggcaacaacaactgcccgagttacaccaggaacgcacaatccctccatcagtgctcagactgtccgcaataggctgagagaggctggactgaaggcttgtaggcctgttgtaaggcaggtcctcaccagacatcaacggcaacaacgtcgcctatggacACAAACCCTccgtcactggaccagacaggactggcaaaaagtgctctacactgacgagttgcggttttgtctcaccgggggtgatggtcggattcacgtttatcgtcgaaggaatgagcgttacagcgaggcctgtactctggagtgggatcgatttgaAGGTGGAgcgtccgtcatggtctggggcggtgtgtcacagcatcatcggactgagcttgttgtcattgcaggcaatctcaacgctgtgcattacagggaagacatcctcctccctcatgtggtacccttcctgcaggctcatcctgacatgaccctccagcatgacaatgccaccagcattactgctcgttctgtgcgtgatttcctgcaagacaggaatgtcagtgttctgccatggccagcgaagagcccggatctcaatcccattgagcacgtctgggacctgttggatcgagggtgagggctagggccattccccccagaaatgtcagggaacttgcaggtgtcttggtggaagagtggggtaacatctcacagcaagaactggcaaatctggtgcagtccatgaggaggagatgcactgcagtacttaatgcagctggtggccacaccagatactgactgttagtttttattttgaCCACCCCTttattcagggacacattattccctttctgttagtcacatgtctgtggaacttgttcagtttgtctcagttgttgaatcttgttatgctaatacaaatatttacacatgttaagtttgctgaaaataaacgcagttgacagtgagaggacgtttctttttttgctgagtaatcctatctcctctctcccagcttgCAGAGCTGGACAACCCAGCACCACAGGCAGCGTCTGGAGGTTTTGGGTCGACACCAGTTACCGGCTTTGGGTCCTCAGCACCATCAGGCTTTGGAGCAGGTAAGATCTGATATGTTGACTGGATAAGACCCTCTGTAACTCCTGTGTTGACTGGATAAGACCCCCTGTAACTCCTATGACTGGATAAGACCCTCTGTATCTCCTATGTTGAATGGCTAAGATAGTTAGTGGGACATGCAGTTGGTCTTAAAATATTTACTTGCGTTCCTAATCCTCCTCTTTCCCATGTTGAACATAAGGTTTCCATGAGAGAGCGCCACTGTTTGTGCCTGAAACAAGGACAGTAGGCTAGTAGGATGATATATCTCTGGTACTTCTCTCAATCTAACGCTGGACTCTCCCTAGGTTTCGGAGTGCCGGCCCAGGCCCCAGTCCAGGACACCACGGGTGCCATCAATTTCAGCTTTGCTGCGCTGGGTGCAGCTTCTGGTTTGGGCAGTGCTGTGGCAGCCATCGCACAACCTCCCACTGGGATCGGCTCTACAGCCACCACTGCTCCCTCGGCAGCAGGTTTCTCCTTTGCCACCACCAAGGAGCCGACCTCTGCCGGTTTCGGAGCTCCTGCCTCTCCGTCCGGGTTTAGCTTCGCCTCGACGACCAccggtggaggaggaggaggaggatttggAGGGAGTGGTTTCGGGAGTGCGGTGCCAGTGGCTGCAAGTGGTTTTGGACAGGCGAGTGGAGGGTTTGGGGGTATGGCCCCAACAGACAGTCTCTTCACCGCCAAGAGCCAGCTGAGTGAAGAGGAGCTGAAGGAGTTTGGAGGGAAGAGGTTCACCCTGGGGCAGATACCACTCAGACCTCCCCCTGTTGATATGCTGGTGGTCTGAGCCCACCATGGACATCTGCAAAATGGTTTGTCTCCTTTCCTTTAACTGACCTGATGGGAAAGACCTGGACTGAATGTCTCTGAACCCTttttgatgagtaaaaaaaacaacaacacttatTTACAGAATCTTCCCCCATCCTTGATGTGTAATCGCTGATCTGACTAGTTTCTACTGATAAAAATCGATCAAATGGATTCTGAATGATGCCACATCACGTTTCAACCAAGATGGTGTTCCTGGTAATAGTTCCTTGGCCATGTGGTTGAAATGTTTCCTTTTTAAATGGAGGAGGAGAATGTAAGACACGTGATCATAGTGGGACTACTGCACCAGGAACTCAAATGGGCTACTGTTTTgctattttaaaataaaaataagtgGGTTTTAATTATGGTTGGTGGTATTTTTGCTACGCATAGCATTTTTAAACCAAGTTATGGgcgttttgttgccttacaacctggaattaaaattgattttttttgggggggttgtatcatttgatttacacaacatgcctaccactttgaagatgcaaaatattttttgtttgtttaacaaacaagaaataagacaaaaaaacataacttgagcgtgcataactattcaccccccatagtcaatactttgtagagccactttttgcagcaattacagatgcaagtctcttggggccCATTGGTGCGGCAGGCTTCCGGctaggttgggttgtgtttcggaggacgcacgactctcgaccttcgcctctcccgtgtccgtacgggagttgcagcgatgagacaagacggtaactaccaattggataccacgaaattggggagaaaaagggggtcaaAAATACAAaagaagctcaattttagtctcatctgaccagagtaccttcttccatatgtttggggagtctgccacatgccttttggtgaacaccaaacgtgttggcttatttttttctttaagcaatggcttttttctggccactcttccgtaatccccagatctgtggagtgtacggcttaaagtggtcctatggacagatactccaatctccgctgtggagctttgcagctccttcagggttatctttggtctctttgttgcctctctgattaatgccctccttgcctggtccgtgagttttggtgggcggccctctcttggcaggtttgttgtggtgccatattctttcaaaaaaaaattataatggatttaatggtgctccgtgggatgttcaaagtttcggatatttttttataacccaaccctgatctgtacttctccacaactttgtccctgacctgtttggagagctccttggtcttcatggtgccgcttgcttagtggtgttgcagactctggggcctttcagaacaggtgtatataaattatactgagatcatgtgacagatcatgtgacacttacattgcacacaggtggacttttatttaactaattatgtgacttctgaaggtaattggttgcaccatatcttatttaggggcttcatagcaaagggggtgaatacatatgcacgcaccacttttccgttatttatttgtttaattCCACTTAATTTCAtgtaatccaaataaaaatccatttaaattacaggttgtaattgcaacaaaataggaaaaacgccaaggggggtgaatacttttgcaaggcactgtatatcactatCCATTTTGCCATGGCGTTTTGTTAtgtgtatttaaatactgtattgtcgacatagctcattctaatatttctactactgtacattgtattttagtCACACTGTTcatatatactggattcttgacatagttcagtctaattgtttctactgctgtacatatcattcttagtatatcttgtGTAAACTCATCAGATAGATAGCAGCCAGAGTTGGGGCTTTCAGGACATGTTGAATATCATTTAAACCCAGGAAGTAGCCATTCAACTTGCTCAGtggtgtatttttatttatttaaccagttaagaataaagaacaaaatcttatttacaatgacggccaaacTCGGACGATgctgggactcccaatcacggcagGATTGTCatagagcctggaatcgaaccagggtctgtagtgacgcctctagcacagAGATGTAGCGCCTTACAACGCTGCGGTACTCGGGAGGGTATATGCAGGTATTCGCTTTATCCTTTCTTATTTTACAGTGGGCATTGGGGTATACTTCATCTCCATGATGCGTATCCAAGTAGTGGAGGTATACACCGTATCAATTAATAAGGCTGAACAGATCACAATGTTTAGCttaatgttgataaactattaatTCTTCACATTTTATATGCGCAGCGACGTGCACACGGCGGTAAGCCTACTCGCACATGTTCCAGAATGCGATTCTAAAAAAAAATGCTCACACCACATATGAGaggtttcatggacagagatggaaatatcccCTTTGAAATGTAGAATAGGGGGAAGATCTAAAGCtgcaacaactatcatgggttTGCCATTCACCAACTTTTTTGTAATGGCCAGTatcatagccgtgggaagtagtttaggggtgggggtgctgcaatatttttttattttattttctttacCGGGGGTTGGGTTGCTGGGGAAACCTTAATTATTTTAAATTCAGGGGGTGCTGCATCCCTACTACCTGTGGCTATGTCCAGTATGTACTTCCAACAAAGGTGTAAATAAAAAGTTACATGCAACCGAAAAAAAATGCCTTGTCTGCAAATAACGTATTGTTTTTGACCAAGTGCGCATGTGCAAAATCCACATCTTCTGCATCTCTAATAAAAAATAACTAATTACTGCTCAGGTCGGCTGATCCAACAGCAGGAAGAATTGTATCACCTACAACAGTGTATGGACATCATATCTATCTGTTGTATCACTGCGCTACACGGAACCCCATCATATTTAATGAAAGTATATTAAGTAGACCATATAGGGAACGTTTTTACAGTGATTGCATATTTCCAGAGTGATTTTATTGGAGGTCCAGATGTGGTGGATTTGGCGCATGGGCACTTGGTCAAAAACAATACTTTGATTATTTCCAGACAATATTTTTTTTCGGTTGCATGTAACTTTTATTCAGACCTTTTTTGGAATTAGGTACCAGTTACGGCAGTAATGAAGATAGTTGCTCAGCGAAACTCCATTATTTGGTAAGTACCGAACGTATTTTGTCATTAAGTTGGTGAACGGCAAGTTGAATGGCTGCTTCCGGGGTTTAAGGAGAATGcaatttgggttgttaattggattcgttCCGACATTTCTTGATTTGTAGTTAATTATTTTTGTGTACTTGTTTAACATTTTACTTCATTGTTAGGAGTTggtaacataagcatttctctacacccgctataacatctgctaaacggtCTACGCGACCAATAAACCTTGATTTGGACGTTAGCTAGCTTCTGATTCGTTGAGCGCCGGAAAGTGGgacccacaaacacacattaaCGGTGTCTCTCCGGTTGTAGGATTCAGACACAATAGAAAAACAAGATAGCTACACAGTGACGGACCGAAACAGAGCACATTAAATGGGCACAACAATCCAGATTCACTACGAGGTAGTAAGTAACTAGTATGTCCGTTCAAAATGCCCGGTGGCGATATGACACGTGTGCTCGGCATGCTCTACTCTCTGTATCCGCATGTCCAGACTCTGGAGGAGTTCGGGGACGGGACTGTCttcagagagggacagagagcggTGCTCATCGAACCGACAGATACAAACCGCTTCATATCGTTTGTCCGAGGAGTGTTTGTCTGTACGGATAAAACCCTACAGACCGTCCCCAGCTGCAATCAGGTAAAcgtgtagttagctagctacataactaaagcatagcctagctagctaacgtcacgGAGTAGCCGACTTTTTACTTAGCTAAATATTTGCGATAAAATGCAACGTTTTGAATTGACATTTGAGATGAAGAAAGATGCTTTGTATTGTTTTGCACTGCTACGTTTGAccccagaagccatggattaaaaTGCACAAACAGTGCAGAGACAGCcagcaagacacacacacatttcacatttacattttagtcatttagcagacgctcttatccagagcgacttacagttagtgagtgcatacatttttcatactggccccccgtgggaaacgaacccacaaccctggcgttgcaagcgccatgctctaccaactgagctacaggggactacgttGTGCCTGTTATGTTTGATGTATTGACTACGTCATTCTTAGATCACCAGGATggacattcggaaagtattcagacccattgactttttccacattttgttacattagtcttattctaaaatggatttaaaaaaaaaatcctcatcaatctacacgcaataccccataatgacaaagcaaaaacaggtttttagaaattttagcaaatgtattaaaaataaacagaaataccttagttacataagtattcagaccctttgctagacTCGAACTTAAgctcacctgtggtaaattcatttgattggacatgatttggaaaggcacacacctgtctatataaggtcccacagttgacagtacatgtcagagcaaaaaccaagccatgaggtcgaaggaattgtcagtagagcatcgagacaggattgtgtcgaggcacagatctggggaagggtactaaataatttctgcagcattgaaggtcgccaAGAACAGCGTGGCCTCCATCAGttttaaatgaaagaagtttggaaccaccaagaccatccctacggtgaagcatggtggtggcagcgtcatgctgtggggatgtttttcagcggcagggactgggagactagtcaggatcgagggaaagataactgagaaaagtacagagagatccttgatgaaaacctgctcaggacctcagactggggcaacggttcaccttccaacaggacaacgactctaagcacacagccaaggcaacgcaggagtggcttctggacaagtctctgaatgtccttgagtggcccagccagagcccggacttgaacccgatcgaacatctctggagagaactgaaaatagctgtgcatccaacctgacagagcttgagaggatctgcagagaagaatgggagaaactccccaaatacagctatgccaagcttgtagcgtcatacccaagaaaactatAGGCTttaatcgctggcaaaggtgcttcaacaaagtactgagtaaagggtctgaatacttatgtaaatttgatatttcagtttaaattttttaatacatttgcaaaaaattctaaaaaacctgtttttgctttgtcgttatggggtattgtgtgtagattgattgggtggggggggggggtgtgtaactccattttagaagaaggctgcaACATAACAAAATGCACCGTGCCTGTAATGTTGACGTATTGACTACATGTCATCCTTAGATCAGCACTGTGCCTGTAATGTTGATGTATTGACTACGTGTCATCCTTAGATCAGCACTGTGCCTGTAATGTTGATGTGTTGACTACGTGTCATCCTTAGATCAGCACTGTGCCTGTAATGTTGATGTGTTGACTACGTGTCATCCTTAGATCAGCACCGTGCCTGTAATGTTGATGTGTTGACTACGTGTCATCCTTAGATCAGCACCGTGCCTGTAATGTTGACGTATTGACTACGTGTCATCCATAGATCAGCACCGTGCCTGTAATGTTGACGTATTGACTACATGTCATCCTTAGATCAGCACTGTGCCTGTAATGTTGATGTATTGACTACGTGTCATCCTTAGATCAGCACTGTGCCTGTAATGTTGATGTGTTGACTACGTGTCATCCTTAGATCAGCACTGTGCCTGTAATGTTGATGTGTTGACTACGTGTCATCCTTAGATCAGCACCGTGCCTGTAATGTTGACGTATTGACTACGTGTCATCCATAGATCAGCACCGTGCCTGTAATGTTGACGTATTGACTACGTGTCATCCTTAGATCAGCACCGTGCCTGTAATGTTGACGTATTGACTACGTGTCATCCATAGATCAGCACCGTGCCTGTAATGTTGACGTATTGACTACGTGTCATCCTTAGATCAGCACCGTGCCTGTAATGTTGACGTATTGACTACGTGTCATCCTTAGATCAGCACCGTGCCTGTAATGTTGACGTATTGACTACGTGTCATCCTTAGATCAGCACTGTGCCTGTAATGTTGATTTATTGACTACGTGTCTTCCTTAGATCAGCACCGTGCCTGTAATGTTGATGTATTGACTACGTGTCATCCTTAGATCAGCACTGTGCCTGTAATGTTGATGTGTTGACTACGTGTCATCCTTAGATCAGCACCGTGCCTGTAATGTTGACATATTGACTACATGTCATCCTTAGATCAGCACTGTGCCTGTAATGTTGACGTATTGACTACGTGTCATCCTTAGATCAGCACTGTGCCTGTAATGTTGACGTATTGACTACGTGTCATCCTTAGATCAGCACTGTGGCTGTAATGTTGATGTGTTGACTACGTGTCATCCTTAGATCAGCACCGTGCCTGTAATGTTGACGTATTGACTACGTGTCATCCTTAGATCAGCACTGTGCCTGTAATGTTGACGTATTGACTACGTGTCATCCTTAGATCAGCACCGTGCCTGTAATGTTGACGTATTGACTACGTGTCATCCTTAGATCAGCACTGTGCCTGTAATGTTGACGTATTGACTACATGTCATCCTTAGATCAGCACCGTGCCTGTAATGTTGATTTATTGACTACGTGTCATCCTTAGATCAGCACCGTGCCTGTAATGTTGACGTATTGACTACATGTCATCCATAGATCAGCACTGTGCCTGAGCTGTTGGCGTTCGTGTTGAACAACATCAAGAGGAAGAAGAAAAGGAATGTCTTGGCTCACGGTTACGGTTACCCCTCCGCGTTCCAGGACCGCGACGCCGACCAGTTTAAGTTCCACGGCGAGGTCACTCAGAGTGCCGCGTACGTCCACGGTAGCGACCTATGGAAGAGGATCTGCCAGCGCCTCGGCACGGACGTCACCAAGTACCTCCTGGAGAGCTGTTCTGTGTTCGTCACGGTGCCACCGTCGTCCGCGTTCCAGGTGTGCGGCGTGCCTGTGTACGACCGCGTTTCCACGTCAACGGGCATATCAAGGTTCGACCTGGGATACAAACTGAATGCTACTACTGGGAACGCCAGGAGTAGCAAGGAGGGGGGAAATAGGGGATGGGAATTTCAGGGTTCTGATATGAGAAAAAggaggagaagggatggaggtGGAGCCACTGGGAAAAGGAAGAAGGGAGAAGAGGTGAGTTTGGgtgggaagaggaagagagatgaggagaaggaggaaggagaggggtgttTGCCTGGAAAAAGGAAATGCACTCAAAGGGAAGCTTCGACAGTCTCCAGTGGGACTAGCGATTGTAAGCTCAGAACACTGGAAACAAATGGGGTCAAGCGACCAGTGGAGGTTATTTCTCTCACGAAGGGACCCACACAGAGCCTACAGGTGTCAGTAGAAATGGAACAACTCAGGAAGCCATTGGAGCAAATGGCTGGAGGTGaaagaccagtggaggctgtgaTGCTCATCATAGAACCCACAGAGAGCTCTATGCAGGTCCCCGCTGGTCATGGTGAGCAGatatcaatgaaaacaggatgtaGAAGGCCAGCGGAAACACCGGCTGTAGTCCAAAGACCAGTAGAAGAAAAGTCTGGAGCCAAAATACCCGTCGAGGCACCCGTATCAGCCACCGTCCATATAGAGGGGGGTCCTAGTTGGAGATCAGGGTTGTTCCCACCACTCCCCCCCTCCCAGTGCTTCATCCGCACCCTGGGCATGCTCTACGGGGGGCGGGGCATGCGCAGCTTCCTGCTAAACAGGAAGAGGAAAGGTGGGGATGAGGGGCCCAGGCGTCTGCAGGGGCGGGACTTAGTGAGACTGGTGTTCTTTGAAGGCGTGGCCTATCTGAACGGAACAGAGAGGAAGACTAAGAGACTTCCCAGAAGGTTTTTCAACATGGTGCCCTGGTTTAGTCAGCTGTTATGTCAACACAGGAGTTGTCCCTATTCTAAGATACTGCAGAGGGTTTGTCCACGggtgggagatggagagggggatagCGCCGCGCTCCTGTCCCAGCACACTGCACTTCACCGGGTGTACCTCTTTGTCAGAGAGTGCCTCTCCATGGTGGTCCCCCTGGAGCTCTGGGGGTCGGACCACAACCGATTAAACTTCCTGTCCCGAGTCAGGAACTTCCTGTCCATGGGCAAGTTTGAGAGGATCTCATTGGCTGAGCTGATGTGGAAGATGAAGGTGAACGACTGTGATTGGCTGAAGATCAGCAAGACCGGTGAGTTCCACTTTCCCAGACTCTTAACTTTACCCCATCTCCTACTCACCTTCCAGTACTCACTCACCCCTCTTACCCACTCCCTCTTCCTTACCCAACTTTACccaatctctctcctcctccatccagcTTCCATTACATCTGTTACGTACCTTGTTTCCACTCATTCTAACCCCTTGTCCCCAGGCCGCTGCCCGCCCAGTGAGCTGTCGTATCGGACGCGGCTGCTTGGCCAGCTCCTGGCTTGGCTGCTGGATGGCTACGTGTTAGGTCTGGTGAGAGCCATGTTCTACGTCACAGAAAGCATGGGACAGAAGAACGCACTGCGCTTCTACAGATACCAGGTCTGGGCCAAGCTGCAGGAGTTGGCTTTCAGGTATTATACACAGTTACACATGTACGAGCATgatcatactgtcatacacacagcACTCAGTGCTAGAGTCACTCAGACTTACACAAACCCCCCCCCcactcgcgctctctctctctctctgtctctctctctctctctctctctctctctctctctctctctctctctctgtgtctctctgtctctctctctgtctcctctgtctgtacctctctctgtctcctctgtctctctctctgtctcctctaactCTGTGGTCAACGTCTACTAACTATTATGACCTTGTTCCCAGGGGTCACCTCTCTAAAGGACAGATGTCAGAGTTGACCCTGGCCCAGGTGATGTCGCTCCCCAAAACCACCGTCACCTCTCGCCTCCGCTTCATCCCGAAGACCGACGGCATGAGACCCATCACACGGGTCATAGGGGCTGACGCCAAAACAAGGGTACGACTTTGGCCCTTTTTTTAAATAAGTGTTtccataagtgtgtgtgtgtgtttctctctggtgtgtatctgtcttgctgtcagtgtgtgtgatctCTTCCTCCAGCTGTTCCAGGCCCGTGTGAGGGACCTGTTGGACgtgctgcgtgtgtgtgttcgctcctctccctctctcctgggcTCCACGGTGTGGGGGATGACCGACATCCACAGagtcctctcctccatcaccCCTGCTCAGAAAGACAAACCACGGCCGCTCTACTTTGTCAAGGTTGGTGTGTCGTTTCATTCCAGAGGCGGTTTTTATACCTTTCCCTCAACGTTCTCGCCCTCCTCCTATTCCCCTTCAttcatccctctctgtctcacccAGGGGTGAATGTAAGGCGGTCCAGTACGCCGTTacagcaaaataaatagtggggtaaaacattttaaaaaaagcCTCTCACAGTAATGAAAACAAAATGTCGAGGaaactgtaggctattacaccattatttaacaTTAGCGTATGTCAGAGGGATGAAACCTCGGCGGATGGGCTTGAAAACGGGTGGTAGGCCGTTGCTCCAAAATGCCATGTGGTTCAACGAGGACACTTAacattttgccaaggcagagatgagtggccgaAACCACAGCAGTGGAGGCAATAATTCTGACCTATATTGGCAATCGCCAAATGTCATtgcactttttggtgttttgtgtaacagatgtctctttccattcaccatTTTTTTTGGAGGCTGGAAATATGTCGGGTGAATGTGCGCGGGTTGCTGTGCAAAGGAGAtcttttgaagtgatttgtttggtAAATCAGATAAAAACATCAatactggttgtgtttatgccacagtAAAAGGTAATAtattttaaaagttaaatgacatCTTTA
This portion of the Coregonus clupeaformis isolate EN_2021a chromosome 24, ASM2061545v1, whole genome shotgun sequence genome encodes:
- the nup42 gene encoding nucleoporin NUP42, with product MTVCNFWMQGRCRYGDKCWNEHPKGGGGGGGSGYGGDNNSRPPQQSNRGGGGGFGNRVWVNPAQRSGGGNYVQPSSFSSQQGGDDWGGGRGGGGGGGGGNNWGPGGGGGGGGGGGGRDTQVKSSNFSFAASSPNQNRFSALNTQSSFDKAGREEDDNEKHLETIQKDMEIWETSGQWLFSCYSVLKATISGFTELSPEELRLEYYNAKPSGDLQGYANVINQLVNQWRSRVQELRAMSGNTRVAMLAELDNPAPQAASGGFGSTPVTGFGSSAPSGFGAGFGVPAQAPVQDTTGAINFSFAALGAASGLGSAVAAIAQPPTGIGSTATTAPSAAGFSFATTKEPTSAGFGAPASPSGFSFASTTTGGGGGGGFGGSGFGSAVPVAASGFGQASGGFGGMAPTDSLFTAKSQLSEEELKEFGGKRFTLGQIPLRPPPVDMLVV